A section of the Mastomys coucha isolate ucsf_1 unplaced genomic scaffold, UCSF_Mcou_1 pScaffold15, whole genome shotgun sequence genome encodes:
- the LOC116091958 gene encoding olfactory receptor 5C1 — protein sequence MSSENFTWSRVVPAEFILLGITNRWDMRVTLFLIFLPIYLISLLGNVGMVLLIRIDARLHTPMYFFLANLSLLDAFYSSAIGPKMLVDLLLPRATIPYVACALQMFVFAGLADAECCLLAAMAYDRYVAIGNPLLYTTVMSPRLCLALLGASGVGGAVSAFVHTTFTFRLSFCGSLEVNSFFCDIPPLLAISCNDTSLNELLLFAVCGFIQTTTVLAIAVSYGFIAGAVIRMQSAEGRRRAASTCGSHLTAVAILYGTLIFMYLRPSSSYALDSDKMASVFYTLVIPALNPLIYSLRNKEVKEAFKRTWHRFCCPGRSTSDWPQEAP from the coding sequence ATGAGCTCAGAGAACTTCACCTGGTCCAGAGTTGTGCCTGCTGAGTTCATCCTCTTGGGGATCACAAATCGTTGGGACATGCGTGTGACCCTCTTCCTGATATTCCTGCCCATCTACCTCATCAGCCTGCTGGGAAATGTGGGCATGGTGCTACTCATTCGTATAGATGCCAGgctccacacacccatgtacttcttcctggcCAACCTCTCCCTGCTGGATGCCTTCTATTCCTCTGCCATTGGCCCCAAGATGCTAGTTGACCTCCTACTGCCCCGTGCCACCATCCCTTATGTAGCCTGTGCCCTCCAGATGTTTGTCTTTGCAGGGTTGGCCGATGCTGAGTGTTGCCTGTTAGCAGCCATGGCCTATGATCGCTATGTGGCCATTGGGAACCCTCTCCTCTATACCACAGTTATGTCACCCCGTCTATGCCTGGCCTTACTTGGGGCATCAGGTGTTGGGGGAGCAGTGAGTGCCTTTGTACATACAACTTTCACCTTTCGCCTGAGCTTCTGTGGCTCACTAGAAGTCAACAGCTTCTTCTGTGATATTCCTCCACTGCTTGCCATCTCTTGCAATGACACTAGTCTCAATGAACTCCTCCTTTTTGCTGTCTGTGGCTTTATCCAGACAACCACAGTGTTGGCTATTGCTGTGTCTTATGGATTCATCGCTGGTGCTGTGATTCGCATGCAGTCAGCTGAGGGCCGTCGGAGGGCAGCTTCCACTTGTGGCTCTCACCTCACAGCTGTGGCCATACTATATGGGACCCTTATTTTCATGTACCTGCGTCCCAGCTCCAGCTATGCCCTGGACTCGGACAAGATGGCATCTGTGTTCTATACTCTTGTCATCCCAGCTCTTAACCCACTCATCTACAGCCTTAGAAACAAGGAAGTCAAGGAAGCCTTTAAGCGCACTTGGCATCGATTCTGCTGCCCTGGGCGGAGCACCAGTGACTGGCCACAGGAGGCTCCTTAA
- the Pdcl gene encoding phosducin-like protein, which translates to MTTLDDKLLGEKLQYYYSTSEDEDSDHEDKDRRRGAPASSAMPVEAELAGEGISINTGPKGVINDWRRFKQLETEQREEQCREMERLIKKLSMSCRSHLDEEEDQQKQKDLQEKISGKMTLKEFATMDKNLDDEEFLQQYRKQRMEEMRQQFHKGPQFKQVFEIPSGEGFLDMIDKEQKSTLIMVHIYEDGVPGTEAMNGCMICLATEYPAVKFCRVRSSIIGASSRFTRNALPALLIYKAGELIGNFVRVTDQLGEDFFAVDLEAFLQEFGLLPEKEVLVLTSVRNSATCHSEDSDLEID; encoded by the exons ATGACAACCCTGGATGATAAGTTGCTGGGAGAGAAATTACAGTACTACTATAGCACCAGTGAAGATGAGGACAGTGACCATGAAGACAAAGACAGACGCAGGGGAGCCCCAGCCAGTAGTGCCATGCCTGTGGAGGCTGAGCTGGCAGGTGAAGGCATTTCAATCAATACAG GTCCAAAAGGTGTGATTAATGACTGGCGCCGCTTTAAGCAGTTGGAgacagagcagagggaggagcagTGCCGGGAGATGGAGCGGCTGATCAAAAAGCTGTCTATGAGCTGCAGGTCTCATCTGGATGAAGAAGAGGaccaacagaaacagaaggacctCCAGGAGAAAATTAGTGGGAAG ATGACTTTAAAGGAGTTTGCTACAATGGACAAGAACTTGGATGATGAAGAGTTTCTGCAGCAGTATCGGAAGCAGAGGATGGAAGAGATGCGACAGCAGTTTCATAAAGGGCCCCAATTCAAGCAAGTTTTTGAGATTCCCAGTGGAGAAGGGTTTTTAGATATGATTgataaagaacagaaaagcaCCCTTATCATGGTTCATATTTATGAAGATGGTGTCCCAGGGACTGAAGCCATGAATGGCTGCATGATCTGCCTTGCCACAGAGTACCCCGCTGTCAAATTCTGCCGAGTGAGGAGCTCCATTATTGGGGCCAGCAGTCGTTTTACCCGGAATGCCCTTCCTGCTCTGCTCATCTACAAGGCGGGTGAATTGATTGGCAATTTTGTTCGAGTCACTGACCAGCTGGGGGAAGATTTCTTTGCTGTAGACCTTGAAGCTTTCCTACAGGAATTTGGATTGCTCCCAGAAAAGGAAGTCTTGGTGCTGACATCTGTGCGAAACTCTGCCACCTGTCACAGTGAAGACAGCGATCTGGAAATAGATTGA